In a single window of the Mucilaginibacter defluvii genome:
- a CDS encoding TlpA disulfide reductase family protein → MKKLIILCLVLLTAFNCMAQFRLSGSVPGAAGADSITINIPFVYGYYRENNIIINVDNKGNFSKLIDVSEQKFATFEYHGIKTTLLLTPGKAVSFRINLRDTVLSHFKGSASVENQLLYELKMDEIPFFGKGFGKDNPFAKYSNEDQQERVIKPWFAIRDEKLAKINAAKIPPATKALIAQEVKSEAIVQLVHFGRSTGKNRETLAQFFLTIYEHVSMTPEVFPAGPMFYQMANANGARMEGETYLQIEADKATGKKSVLKYYNITADSGINLAKRNGTMFLHWLPVRNTYDKRVAESWLAQAIVVQCYEKDITYTLPLMNEMTTNFPNSKYLPKLTGMVNNLRAALAANQGNGDIHIIDGFEKMTSINQVIASLKGKVVYLDVWGTWCGPCKEEIKHNPALKQHFKGKDVVFVYMDMDNDIQDKRWREFIAVNGITGYHLRKNNEQILLFWEELLPGQKDKQNFYPTYFIFDKNGKLVEPLAKRPSDGVELYRQIEKYL, encoded by the coding sequence ATGAAAAAACTAATAATACTTTGCCTTGTACTGTTAACCGCCTTTAACTGCATGGCCCAGTTCAGGCTCAGCGGCAGCGTACCCGGCGCGGCCGGGGCCGATTCCATTACTATTAACATACCGTTCGTATATGGTTATTATCGCGAAAATAACATCATCATTAATGTTGATAATAAAGGGAATTTCAGCAAGCTGATTGATGTGTCTGAACAAAAGTTTGCTACGTTTGAATATCATGGCATAAAAACTACGTTGCTGCTTACACCTGGTAAAGCGGTATCCTTCCGCATCAATTTAAGAGATACTGTTTTGAGCCATTTTAAAGGGAGCGCCTCAGTTGAGAACCAGTTGCTGTATGAACTAAAAATGGATGAAATACCATTTTTTGGCAAAGGTTTCGGGAAAGATAACCCTTTTGCAAAATACAGTAACGAAGACCAACAGGAAAGGGTGATTAAGCCATGGTTTGCTATCCGTGATGAAAAACTCGCTAAAATAAACGCCGCGAAAATACCCCCGGCCACAAAAGCGCTGATTGCACAGGAAGTAAAATCTGAAGCCATAGTACAGTTAGTGCACTTTGGCCGCTCAACCGGTAAAAACAGGGAAACCCTTGCCCAATTTTTTCTGACGATTTATGAACATGTCTCCATGACGCCCGAAGTTTTTCCGGCAGGGCCGATGTTTTACCAAATGGCCAACGCTAATGGAGCGCGGATGGAAGGGGAGACATACCTGCAAATTGAGGCCGACAAAGCCACCGGCAAAAAAAGCGTACTAAAATATTATAATATTACAGCTGACAGCGGAATAAACCTTGCAAAAAGAAATGGAACTATGTTTTTGCATTGGTTACCCGTACGCAACACTTATGATAAACGGGTAGCCGAATCGTGGCTTGCACAGGCCATTGTAGTTCAATGTTATGAAAAAGATATAACATACACTTTACCGCTAATGAACGAGATGACGACGAATTTCCCGAATAGTAAATATCTGCCTAAACTTACAGGTATGGTAAACAATCTGCGCGCTGCGCTGGCCGCCAACCAGGGTAACGGTGATATTCATATTATTGACGGGTTTGAAAAAATGACCTCTATCAATCAGGTGATAGCATCGCTTAAAGGCAAAGTGGTATACCTGGACGTTTGGGGTACTTGGTGCGGGCCTTGTAAAGAAGAAATTAAACACAACCCGGCGCTGAAACAACATTTTAAAGGCAAGGATGTTGTTTTTGTATACATGGATATGGACAATGATATTCAAGATAAGCGATGGCGTGAATTTATTGCCGTAAATGGTATAACGGGCTACCATTTACGTAAAAATAATGAACAGATTTTACTATTTTGGGAGGAATTGCTGCCCGGCCAAAAAGATAAACAGAATTTCTATCCTACATATTTTATATTTGACAAAAACGGCAAGCTTGTTGAACCCCTGGCCAAACGGCCAAGTGACGGCGTTGAACTTTACCGCCAGATTGAAAAATACCTGTAA
- a CDS encoding 3' terminal RNA ribose 2'-O-methyltransferase Hen1: protein MLLTISTTHFPADDLSYLLHKHPGKIQSVDISAGKVHIFYPEVNQLKCTAALLLDIDPVGLVRSAGPKGNDFALEQYVNDRPYVASSFMSAAIAKAYSSALNGRCKDKPELGDVAMHFTVKLSVLPVKGGEDILRSLFEPLGYQVSATQHPLDPAFPEWGNSRYFTVELSNRLTLQQLLSHLYVLIPVCDNDKHYWVNQEEVEKLFAKGKDWLEMHPAKEIIVRRYLKNQRSLANQALGILLSKDEAEEAVENETTTEIATDVEEPQLRIHELRLHAAKDELLLAGAKRVADLGYGEGKLIKLLLAEKQFEFVLGMDVSYRSLEIAKERLKLERLPEKQLQRVRLIQGSLTYRDKRLDGFDGAALVEVIEHLDEPRLAALERSVFEFAKPTTIVITTPNAEYNVRFADYQEGKMRHNDHRFEWTRKEFESWGTDLAVKYNYNVIFKPVGEVDPEVGALSQMAVFSRRDVTVEKLV, encoded by the coding sequence ATGTTACTAACCATATCTACTACACACTTCCCGGCTGATGATCTGAGCTATTTATTGCACAAGCATCCGGGTAAAATTCAATCAGTTGATATATCGGCAGGCAAAGTGCATATTTTTTACCCTGAAGTAAACCAGCTTAAATGCACAGCCGCTTTATTGCTGGATATTGACCCTGTGGGATTGGTAAGAAGCGCCGGTCCTAAAGGCAACGATTTTGCGCTGGAGCAATATGTTAACGACAGACCATACGTGGCAAGTTCTTTTATGAGTGCTGCTATTGCCAAAGCCTATTCATCGGCCCTTAATGGCAGATGTAAGGATAAACCGGAACTGGGAGATGTAGCCATGCACTTTACTGTCAAATTATCTGTATTACCGGTAAAGGGTGGCGAGGATATACTAAGATCATTGTTTGAGCCCTTGGGTTACCAGGTGAGTGCCACACAACATCCGCTTGACCCAGCTTTTCCTGAATGGGGCAATAGCCGATACTTTACAGTGGAGTTAAGCAACAGGCTTACTTTACAGCAACTGCTTTCACACTTGTACGTGCTTATACCTGTATGCGATAACGACAAGCATTATTGGGTTAACCAGGAAGAAGTGGAGAAGTTATTTGCCAAGGGTAAAGACTGGCTGGAGATGCATCCGGCTAAAGAAATAATAGTTCGCAGGTATTTAAAAAACCAACGGTCGCTGGCTAATCAGGCTTTGGGTATATTATTAAGCAAGGATGAGGCTGAAGAAGCAGTAGAAAATGAAACTACGACCGAAATAGCTACAGATGTTGAAGAGCCGCAATTACGAATACACGAATTACGCTTGCACGCGGCTAAAGATGAGCTGTTGTTGGCCGGTGCTAAGCGGGTTGCCGATTTAGGTTATGGTGAAGGTAAGCTCATTAAGCTGTTATTAGCTGAAAAGCAGTTTGAGTTTGTTTTGGGCATGGATGTTAGTTATCGTTCCCTGGAGATCGCTAAAGAAAGATTGAAGCTTGAACGCTTGCCGGAAAAACAATTGCAAAGAGTAAGGTTGATTCAAGGCTCATTAACATACAGGGACAAACGGCTGGATGGCTTTGATGGAGCTGCATTGGTCGAAGTGATAGAACATCTGGATGAGCCCCGGTTAGCTGCACTGGAAAGATCGGTATTTGAGTTTGCGAAACCTACCACTATAGTCATTACCACGCCTAATGCTGAATACAACGTTCGTTTTGCAGATTACCAGGAAGGTAAAATGCGCCATAACGATCACCGCTTTGAGTGGACAAGAAAGGAGTTTGAAAGCTGGGGTACTGATCTGGCCGTAAAATACAATTACAACGTGATCTTTAAACCAGTTGGAGAAGTTGACCCCGAAGTTGGCGCATTAAGCCAGATGGCAGTATTTAGCCGCCGCGATGTGACAGTTGAAAAATTAGTGTAA
- a CDS encoding LytTR family DNA-binding domain-containing protein, translating to MLKAIAIDDEPFALEVIRSHAGKVPFLQMNGYFTNPFEAIDYLAKNSVQLLFLDIKMPDITGMELMQSLKQKPMVIFTTAYAEHAVQSYELDAVDYLLKPFAFPRFLKACHKANDQLKHQHETIIPNHIFIRSGYEQIRLMFDEVLYLESAGNYMRFVLSDDRAILSRLTMTDAIALLPSDQFIRVHRSFIINRLKVQRAERHQLHLGAQVIPLSAAYTRTFKL from the coding sequence ATGTTAAAAGCCATAGCTATTGATGATGAGCCCTTTGCCCTCGAGGTGATACGATCGCACGCGGGCAAAGTGCCATTTTTGCAGATGAATGGCTATTTTACCAATCCGTTTGAGGCGATAGATTACCTGGCAAAGAACAGCGTACAGCTGCTGTTTCTGGATATTAAAATGCCCGACATTACCGGGATGGAACTGATGCAAAGCCTGAAGCAAAAGCCCATGGTGATATTTACTACCGCCTATGCCGAACACGCCGTGCAAAGCTATGAGCTTGACGCGGTTGATTACCTGCTTAAGCCATTCGCTTTCCCCCGGTTTTTGAAAGCCTGCCATAAAGCGAACGACCAATTGAAGCACCAACACGAAACGATTATACCTAACCATATTTTTATCCGATCGGGATATGAGCAAATACGCCTGATGTTTGATGAGGTCTTGTACCTCGAGAGTGCGGGCAATTATATGCGCTTTGTACTGAGTGACGACCGCGCCATATTATCGCGCCTCACAATGACTGACGCGATTGCACTATTACCGTCTGACCAATTTATCCGCGTGCACCGCTCATTCATAATAAACCGGCTTAAAGTACAACGTGCCGAACGCCACCAGTTGCACCTTGGAGCACAGGTAATCCCTCTGTCAGCAGCGTATACACGTACTTTTAAGCTATAA
- a CDS encoding polynucleotide kinase-phosphatase, whose product MSTNKTIQIPELSLVVLIGATGSGKSSFAKKHFKATEIVSSDTCRAIVSDDENNQSASADAFALARYIAGIRLKNGLVTVIDATNVQEEARKDWVKLAREYHCLPVAIILNMPEKVCAQRNALRPDRNFGAHVIPQHISQLKRSFKKLKHEGFRHIIELRSPEEVDAITGIVRDPLYNNKKEETGPFDIIGDVHGCYDELTELLANLGYSNNGETWAHPHGRKAVFAGDLVDRGPKTPEVLKLVMSMTATGNAYCVPGNHDIKLMRWLSGKNVQAKHGLQESIDQLSVETQEFRDQARKFLDGLISHYVFDNGKLVVAHAGLKESMQGRGSGAVREFCLYGETTGEIDEFGLPVRLNWAAEYKGRAMVVYGHTPVPKAQWLNNTIDIDTGCVFGGSLTALRYPERELVAVKAAKVYCEPVRPLQHSKDKMANLTIQQENDNVLDIAEFTGKQIVETRLGSNITIREENAIAALELMSRFAINPKWLIYLPPTMSPSKTSMLDDYLEFPTEAFDYYKTAGISKVVCQEKHMGSRAVVIVGKNEEAISKAFGITGEGIGTVYTRTGRAFFNDKVTEQALLARLNAALITSGFYDTFHTDWVCLDTELMPWSAKAQALLQTQYAAVGSAARHALNDVIDALKQLTQRDANGEALLAEYSERQKESKQFITAYQQYCWPVNSLDDYKLAPFHILASESKLWTSENHEWHMEQIKKVCEADPGILLATPYKIVELNNEASINEATEWWLALTDKGGEGMVVKPYNFIERDGKGLIQPAIKIRGKEYLRIIYGPEYTAPENIIRLKSRGLNAKRGLAMREFALGIEGLQRFTDKEPLRRVHQCVFGVLAMESEPVDPRL is encoded by the coding sequence ATGTCAACTAATAAAACTATACAAATACCCGAATTATCTTTAGTGGTACTTATAGGCGCTACCGGATCGGGAAAATCCTCATTTGCAAAAAAACATTTCAAGGCCACGGAGATCGTATCTTCAGATACTTGTAGAGCCATTGTAAGTGATGACGAGAACAATCAATCGGCATCTGCAGATGCTTTTGCACTGGCCAGATATATTGCCGGTATACGATTAAAGAATGGGCTGGTAACCGTAATAGATGCCACCAATGTGCAGGAAGAAGCCCGTAAAGATTGGGTAAAACTGGCAAGGGAATACCATTGCCTGCCGGTGGCCATTATACTGAATATGCCCGAAAAGGTTTGCGCGCAGCGTAACGCTTTACGGCCCGACCGCAACTTCGGCGCACATGTGATTCCGCAGCACATCTCGCAATTAAAACGAAGCTTTAAAAAGTTGAAACATGAAGGCTTTCGCCATATCATTGAGTTACGCTCGCCAGAGGAAGTTGATGCGATAACCGGTATTGTACGTGATCCTTTATACAACAACAAAAAGGAAGAAACAGGACCATTTGATATCATTGGCGACGTACATGGTTGCTACGACGAACTTACCGAGCTATTAGCAAACTTAGGCTACAGTAACAACGGAGAAACATGGGCTCATCCACACGGACGGAAGGCTGTATTTGCCGGTGACCTGGTTGATCGCGGACCTAAAACGCCCGAAGTATTAAAGTTGGTTATGAGTATGACTGCTACGGGAAATGCTTATTGTGTTCCCGGCAACCACGATATTAAGCTGATGCGCTGGCTGAGCGGCAAGAACGTGCAGGCTAAACACGGTTTACAGGAATCCATTGATCAGTTAAGTGTAGAAACACAAGAGTTCAGGGATCAGGCCAGGAAGTTTTTAGATGGGCTCATCAGTCATTATGTATTTGATAATGGGAAGTTGGTTGTTGCCCATGCAGGGCTGAAAGAGAGTATGCAAGGGCGCGGTTCCGGCGCGGTGCGTGAGTTTTGCCTGTACGGAGAAACTACCGGTGAGATAGATGAATTTGGTTTACCTGTTAGGCTTAACTGGGCGGCTGAATATAAAGGTAGGGCCATGGTGGTTTACGGGCATACGCCTGTTCCTAAAGCGCAGTGGCTCAATAACACTATCGACATAGACACCGGCTGTGTGTTTGGCGGATCATTAACTGCCTTGCGCTATCCTGAACGCGAATTGGTTGCGGTAAAAGCGGCTAAAGTTTACTGTGAGCCGGTAAGACCTTTGCAGCATAGTAAAGACAAAATGGCCAACTTAACCATACAACAGGAAAACGACAATGTGTTGGACATAGCTGAGTTTACCGGGAAACAGATTGTAGAAACGCGCTTAGGGAGCAACATCACCATAAGGGAAGAAAACGCGATTGCAGCATTAGAATTGATGAGCCGGTTTGCTATCAATCCCAAATGGCTGATTTATTTGCCGCCTACGATGAGCCCGTCGAAAACCAGCATGCTGGACGATTATTTGGAGTTTCCGACCGAAGCTTTTGACTATTACAAAACAGCCGGAATAAGTAAAGTGGTATGCCAGGAAAAGCACATGGGTTCGAGGGCGGTAGTCATCGTGGGTAAAAATGAAGAAGCTATCAGCAAGGCATTTGGTATTACAGGTGAAGGCATAGGTACGGTTTATACCCGTACAGGTCGCGCCTTCTTCAACGACAAAGTAACCGAACAGGCGTTGTTAGCACGTTTGAATGCGGCGCTCATCACTTCAGGATTTTATGATACTTTTCATACAGATTGGGTTTGTTTAGATACGGAACTAATGCCGTGGAGCGCTAAAGCGCAAGCCTTACTACAAACGCAATATGCGGCTGTAGGCAGCGCGGCAAGGCACGCCCTGAACGATGTAATAGATGCGCTGAAACAATTAACTCAAAGAGATGCAAACGGAGAAGCGCTGTTAGCCGAATACAGCGAGAGGCAAAAAGAAAGTAAGCAGTTTATTACTGCATATCAGCAGTATTGCTGGCCAGTAAACAGCCTGGACGATTATAAACTGGCGCCATTCCACATCTTAGCTTCCGAAAGCAAACTTTGGACAAGCGAGAACCATGAGTGGCATATGGAGCAGATTAAAAAGGTTTGCGAGGCAGATCCGGGAATATTGTTAGCTACGCCTTACAAAATAGTAGAACTAAATAATGAAGCAAGCATTAATGAGGCAACCGAATGGTGGTTAGCTTTAACCGATAAAGGCGGAGAAGGAATGGTGGTTAAGCCTTATAACTTTATTGAAAGAGACGGTAAAGGATTGATACAGCCAGCTATCAAGATCAGGGGAAAAGAGTATTTACGGATCATTTATGGCCCGGAATACACTGCTCCTGAAAACATCATCCGCCTAAAGTCACGCGGATTAAATGCCAAAAGAGGATTAGCCATGCGCGAGTTTGCTTTGGGCATAGAAGGCTTGCAGCGCTTTACTGATAAAGAACCGTTAAGGCGTGTGCATCAATGTGTATTTGGGGTACTGGCTATGGAAAGTGAGCCGGTAGATCCAAGACTATAA
- a CDS encoding sensor histidine kinase has protein sequence MKIKHAEIFITTMLMLICIYQPINITILYYSQPDFAGNFGAEFRSHGLYFDILINYFIPEVCWYLCLYLSFLYAATGLPNRLINERKVGKAILTVLPVFIVVWIALVFISWYKEPYKSTVVMTAIFEQFKTTVNIFGLLAAYQVIKRVVSWYQTNHQSNLSRDKKLIYNDIFYFIFFWLLLLVPAVLFHVTDAVGFFFLLIVPGAFINHAVLVHWLLKSKLKSPLFWTQLFIVSLLVSAPLIGIFTFKGTNGGNNWPAMFMAFCLGQQLLIVPLSLAVHSHRKSRETELSDLRSGLSTSTANLQFLRSQINPHFLFNALNTLYGTALSEQAEKTGEGIQKLGDMMRFMLHENTQDKIALSRELDYLKNYIDLQNLRISTSPVISIDVAIPDIEGYYQVAPMLLIPFVENAYKHGISLRERSWINISVSLSNDELQLDVYNSVHAHSSIDPERERSGIGLENVKQRLHHLYPQRHELVIRQTTKEFFIHLTIKLL, from the coding sequence ATGAAAATTAAACACGCTGAAATTTTTATTACGACAATGCTAATGCTGATCTGTATTTATCAGCCCATTAATATCACTATACTTTACTACAGTCAACCTGATTTTGCAGGAAATTTCGGTGCCGAATTTCGGTCGCATGGACTGTATTTTGACATTCTTATCAATTATTTTATACCCGAAGTTTGCTGGTATTTGTGCTTATACTTGTCATTTTTATATGCAGCCACAGGTTTGCCAAACCGTTTAATTAACGAGAGGAAAGTTGGCAAGGCGATATTAACCGTTCTGCCGGTTTTTATTGTGGTATGGATAGCGCTGGTATTTATCAGCTGGTATAAAGAGCCTTACAAAAGCACCGTTGTAATGACGGCGATATTCGAACAGTTTAAAACAACTGTGAATATTTTCGGATTGCTGGCAGCATACCAGGTGATTAAACGCGTAGTTTCTTGGTATCAAACAAATCATCAATCCAATCTTTCGCGAGATAAAAAACTCATTTATAACGATATATTTTATTTCATATTCTTCTGGCTGCTGTTACTGGTACCGGCAGTGTTGTTTCATGTAACCGACGCGGTTGGCTTTTTCTTTTTGCTGATAGTACCGGGGGCTTTCATTAATCATGCGGTTTTAGTGCATTGGTTACTTAAAAGCAAATTAAAAAGCCCACTATTCTGGACGCAACTGTTCATTGTTTCCTTATTAGTTAGCGCTCCGCTTATAGGCATTTTTACTTTCAAGGGTACTAACGGCGGCAATAACTGGCCGGCTATGTTTATGGCATTTTGCCTGGGGCAGCAATTACTGATTGTTCCGCTGTCATTAGCTGTGCATTCGCATCGTAAAAGCCGTGAAACCGAATTGAGTGATTTGCGCAGCGGACTGAGTACTTCAACGGCCAACCTGCAATTTCTACGGTCGCAAATAAACCCGCATTTCCTGTTCAACGCGCTGAATACACTGTATGGCACCGCGCTTAGCGAACAGGCCGAAAAAACAGGCGAAGGCATACAGAAACTGGGCGACATGATGCGCTTTATGCTGCACGAAAATACACAGGACAAAATAGCGCTTAGCCGCGAGCTCGATTACCTGAAAAATTATATTGACTTGCAAAACCTGCGTATCTCCACATCGCCCGTTATCAGCATCGATGTTGCCATACCCGACATTGAAGGCTACTACCAGGTAGCGCCCATGTTGCTGATACCTTTTGTAGAGAACGCTTATAAGCACGGTATCAGCCTTCGCGAACGCTCATGGATCAATATCAGCGTAAGTCTTAGCAACGATGAATTACAGCTTGATGTGTACAACAGCGTCCACGCGCATTCGTCTATCGACCCTGAGCGTGAACGCTCAGGCATCGGGCTGGAAAATGTGAAACAACGGCTGCATCATCTGTACCCGCAACGGCACGAACTGGTGATACGCCAAACCACAAAAGAATTTTTTATCCACCTAACCATAAAATTACTATGA
- a CDS encoding WYL domain-containing protein: MPVNRNALIRYRTIDNCLQNHYRKWTLDDLIDACSDALYEFEGIDKGVSRRSVQADIEMMRSNKLGYEAPIIVVDRKYYTYADKNYSITNSPISQQDMQVLSEVSGLLKQFKGFNHFTDLNEMVSKLEDKIYSQKTHSPPVIDFEKNNNLKGLEYIEGIRKAIVAKKTLCLTYQSFKAREASTFCFSAYLLKEYRNRWFVLGVPHKNRGHLLNLALDRIRSIEEHDEKYRENRIIDLTIYYNDVIGVTKSPGQRDCEVVFWIDNANAPYVITKPLHHTQKLLGEENEGKVFSIKVILNFELERELLGFGSKIKVLRPRILVKQLKAQLQKTLDRYHLQEQSMVASQVRPEDLTT, from the coding sequence ATGCCTGTTAACCGTAACGCTCTTATCCGCTATCGTACCATAGACAACTGCTTACAGAACCATTACCGTAAATGGACGCTTGATGATCTGATAGATGCCTGCTCGGATGCCTTGTATGAATTTGAGGGCATCGATAAGGGCGTGAGCCGACGGTCTGTACAAGCGGATATTGAAATGATGCGCAGTAACAAATTGGGTTATGAGGCGCCCATTATTGTGGTGGACCGGAAATATTATACCTATGCTGACAAAAATTACAGCATCACCAACAGTCCTATCAGCCAGCAAGACATGCAGGTACTAAGCGAAGTATCCGGTTTGCTGAAGCAATTTAAAGGCTTTAACCATTTTACAGATCTGAACGAAATGGTGAGTAAGCTGGAAGACAAGATCTATTCTCAAAAAACGCATAGTCCGCCGGTGATCGACTTTGAAAAAAATAATAACTTAAAAGGATTAGAATACATTGAAGGTATCCGTAAGGCCATCGTGGCTAAGAAAACGCTTTGCTTAACCTACCAATCTTTCAAAGCACGGGAAGCCAGTACATTTTGTTTTAGTGCTTATTTGTTAAAGGAATACCGCAACCGCTGGTTTGTGTTGGGAGTACCGCATAAAAACAGAGGGCATCTGTTAAACCTTGCGCTTGACCGGATACGATCCATAGAAGAGCATGATGAAAAATATAGGGAGAATAGAATTATAGACTTGACTATTTATTACAATGATGTGATCGGCGTTACTAAATCCCCTGGACAACGTGATTGTGAAGTAGTTTTCTGGATCGATAATGCCAACGCACCTTATGTAATAACCAAGCCGCTGCATCATACGCAAAAGCTATTAGGTGAAGAAAATGAGGGTAAGGTTTTTAGTATCAAAGTGATCCTTAATTTCGAGTTAGAACGAGAACTATTAGGGTTTGGTTCGAAAATCAAAGTTCTTCGTCCGAGAATCCTAGTCAAGCAATTAAAAGCGCAACTGCAAAAAACGCTTGACCGGTATCATTTGCAGGAACAATCAATGGTGGCTTCTCAAGTTAGGCCCGAAGACCTCACTACTTAA
- a CDS encoding Arm DNA-binding domain-containing protein — translation MVTYKILLDTRRAKSDGTYSVMIRIIHDRKNTTFNTGVFLTDIPVHA, via the coding sequence ATGGTTACCTACAAAATCTTGTTAGATACAAGACGAGCCAAATCAGATGGCACCTATTCAGTGATGATCAGAATTATCCACGACAGGAAGAATACTACCTTCAACACAGGAGTATTTTTAACAGATATTCCTGTTCATGCTTAA